GTAGTAAACAAAATTAGTGTTGCTCCTGAGGCTGCTTTTCCGGTAGTGGCTTCTACGTCATTTCCAGGAGTACAAACTAAGTTTAATCCTGGTTTTGTAGCAGGTTCGGTATAATCCAAAACATCTTCAACTGGAGAGGTTCCCCCTTTTTTAGCTGCTCCGGTACTTTTAATGGCATCGGTAATCAAACCATCTTTTATATTTCCAGGCGATGGGTTCATGAAAAATCCGGAACCCACATTTTCTGCCGATTGATTGTAAGCAGTCATCAATTGAATGAATTTACGCGCAGCGGTTTCGTCTTTAGTCCGGTCGATTAACTGCTGTTCTGCGCCGCAAAGTTCAGGGAACTCCGCTAGAAGTACCGTTCCACCCAGCGCCACCAATAAATCAGAGGTATAACCTACTGCCGGATTTGCACTGATTCCACTAAAACCATCGCTACCGCCACATTTAACACCTAAAACCAGTTTGCTTAAAGGAGCAGGCTGACGTTCGATCTTATTAATTTCGGTTAAGCCGATAAAAGTTTTTCTGATGGCTTCCTTCACCAACTGTTCTTCGCTTTGCGATTGTTGCTGCTCAAACACAAATAAAGGTTTATCGAAATTCGGACTACGGTGTTTTAAATCGTCCATAAAATCTTTAACCTGTAAATTTTGGCAGCCCAGACTTAACACCGTTACACCGGCCACATTGGGGTGATCGGCATATGCTGCTAATAATTTACTTAACACAGCAGCATCCTGGCGGGTACCACCGCAACCACCCTGGTGATTTAAGAACTTAATGCCATCTACATTTTTAAAAATACGGTTGGCCGTTGGATTAGCCTGTCCGATAGCGCTTGGATCGGCCTCAGCTAAAATTTCACCATTTTTATAAGCCTCCACCAGTTGGTGTGCATAAGATTTGTATTTATCGGTTACCGCATAACCCAATTCATTGTGCAAGGCTTCACGGATCACATCCAGATTACGGTTTTCACAGAAAACAGTCGGAATAAACAACCAATAATTTGCGGTGCCCACGCGGCCATCACTACGGATATAACCGTTAAAGGTTCTGCCTTCAAACTTAGAAACATCAGGTGCATGCCACTCGTAATGGTACGGACGGAATTCGTATGGATCTGAAGCATGTTTAGTATTTTCAGTATCCATTAAACCACCTTTTAGGATAAAATGCTGTGCTTTCCCCACCAGTACACCATACATAATGATGTGATCGCCCGCATTCATATCCTGCATAAAAAACTTGTGCTTAGCCTGGATATCATCCTGCAAAATATATTCCTGCCCATCGTAAATAACGGTTTCGCCTTTTGCCAGGTTTTGCAGGGCAACAAGTACATTATCGTTAGGATGGATTTTTAAAATTCTAGTAACCATTTTAAATTGTTCTTTCTGAATGCAAGTTACTCAAAGTTTCTTTTGCACCCTTATTCTGTAATAAGTCAACGTAAGATTTTACGGCCGCGTTAAAGCCCGGGTAATTATTAAGGTTTTTATCCCAAAGACGTCTGTCGCCAAGAGTATTATCTACAACCGTTTCGGGATTTTTCCAGTATTCGTATAAAATTTCTGCAAATTCATCCTGTATCGGGTAGCTTTTTCCATTTGCGCTGGCCGTGTAAGTATCACCATCTTTATTCACATTCATGAAAAGGATATATGCTGCCACACCTAAAGCGGTAAGTTGAGGTACTTCATTTTTTAAAGCATAATACCTCCTGATGAGTGGCATATTGCGCATCTGCATTTTTGAGGTAAAATTTAACGTAATAGCCTGCCACTGGTGTTCTAATGATGGATTGCTAAAACGGTCGATTACGCTTTCTGCAAAGGCAATCGCTTCGTCATAAGTAATATCTTCATTTACCACAACAGGTGCAATTTCATCTTTCATCAGTTTTAAAACATTGGCAGAGAAATCTTTATCTGCCATAGCCTCTTTTACAGTATTAAAGCCTGCTAAAATGGCTAGCCCACAACTGATGGTGTGTGTACCATTAAGTAAACGGAGTTTTAGCTCTTTAAATTTATCGATCGATGGAACAACAAAAACCCCTTTATCGGCCTTTGCAAAAGATAAAATCTCCTTCACGTTTTCGCTCGATGATTCGATAGCCCAAAGCCTGAAGGGTTCGGCCATAATCATGAGTTCATCTTCGTAACCCAGTT
The nucleotide sequence above comes from Pedobacter riviphilus. Encoded proteins:
- a CDS encoding tagaturonate reductase, whose protein sequence is MILNKENLKNINGDKVIKPSAEILALPEKVIQFGTGVLLRGLPDYFIDKANQKGIFNGRVLVVKSTSKGGADAFSKQDNLYTLCVKGIEDGVSVEENSINASISRVLSASQDWAEILKAAHQPEMQVVISNTTEVGIVKSEDKITDNPPQSYPGKLLAFLHERYTAFNGSAESGMVIVPTELISDNADKLKEILLDLAIQNKLGWDFENWLKTANHFCKTLVDRIVPGKLPEAEQKAIESELGYEDELMIMAEPFRLWAIESSSENVKEILSFAKADKGVFVVPSIDKFKELKLRLLNGTHTISCGLAILAGFNTVKEAMADKDFSANVLKLMKDEIAPVVVNEDITYDEAIAFAESVIDRFSNPSLEHQWQAITLNFTSKMQMRNMPLIRRYYALKNEVPQLTALGVAAYILFMNVNKDGDTYTASANGKSYPIQDEFAEILYEYWKNPETVVDNTLGDRRLWDKNLNNYPGFNAAVKSYVDLLQNKGAKETLSNLHSERTI
- a CDS encoding UxaA family hydrolase; amino-acid sequence: MVTRILKIHPNDNVLVALQNLAKGETVIYDGQEYILQDDIQAKHKFFMQDMNAGDHIIMYGVLVGKAQHFILKGGLMDTENTKHASDPYEFRPYHYEWHAPDVSKFEGRTFNGYIRSDGRVGTANYWLFIPTVFCENRNLDVIREALHNELGYAVTDKYKSYAHQLVEAYKNGEILAEADPSAIGQANPTANRIFKNVDGIKFLNHQGGCGGTRQDAAVLSKLLAAYADHPNVAGVTVLSLGCQNLQVKDFMDDLKHRSPNFDKPLFVFEQQQSQSEEQLVKEAIRKTFIGLTEINKIERQPAPLSKLVLGVKCGGSDGFSGISANPAVGYTSDLLVALGGTVLLAEFPELCGAEQQLIDRTKDETAARKFIQLMTAYNQSAENVGSGFFMNPSPGNIKDGLITDAIKSTGAAKKGGTSPVEDVLDYTEPATKPGLNLVCTPGNDVEATTGKAASGATLILFTTGLGTPTGNPVCPTIKVSTNNALTKRMGDIIDINCGPVIEGEKTIEQMGEDILEYCIKAASGEVIPKAVLLNQDDFIPWKRGVSL